The following are encoded together in the Vibrio splendidus genome:
- a CDS encoding UvrD-helicase domain-containing protein, translated as MILWTLTSNPIARLFNKEIEVIVDDNGIRVIERGNEVRFDWHHLDCPPHLTLSIDGGCLALLSRGQTYRYRMLGYLTPYQYSKELFPLWANQSAERLQDFLNDAYKKCTSSFLRDSSIEQIQSVVSLEIKRWKGWKKVQGLSELAKKTASQLTNIQNWDASDIDKIRNRYVAKQLAQFESFFDGVESNPLTNKQRIACVTDNDNNLLLAGAGTGKTSVMVGRTGYLVNSGQARSNDILLLAYGRIAAQEMDERIKDKLGFDDVKASTFHSLGVKIISAVEGKAPSLSKLEDSAKVKAKWMNDEIEKLMLDSLYKKNLLDYFSSYYYVDKNPWDFESQGAHLKYLNDNDIRSMRGEQVKSYGELVIANWLLRKGINYEYEAKYRFDVATSEYRQYEPDFYLPDYDIYIEYYGTDENGNTAPYVDKESYHASIKWKRETHKKYQTGYVEVFYHQHKNGKLLTALEKELIKRGVETQPVSDNALLANLEQLGQVTELAKLLGALVDMYKAACLDEDGINKIIKESIDSRQTAKALELLMPLYHNYEKYLRDHQVIDFNDMIGKALQYVQTGQFLSPWKYLLVDEFQDISEPRARLVKALRDSYLGSSLFCVGDDWQAIYRFSGADVRLTTEFSNYFGSTSETTLDMTFRFNNSIGDVATRFVTQNPVQLNKKINSLVHVNTPAVSIVRQGSDEVGLSALEKTLSSISNQVLASKKASKNKVYFLARYWYQLPDLHQLRTLKHKFPTLEIENQSFHASKGKEAEYVIVMGLSSGKHGFPSQKQTPPLMDALLPQGDKFEHAEERRLFYVALTRAKHRAYLLVDMMDASEFVTELVQERYPVETNEFDASLIQQQAEKISCHQCGEGTLRLKVGQYGKFMSCSLYPRCKNKETPCIKCGSPMSRDIKSGLQVCIDESCSDERPLCQNCGSEMKLWKGKYSDFWGCSTYRKGMDGSCSYKLKG; from the coding sequence ATGATTTTGTGGACTCTTACTTCTAACCCAATTGCCCGTCTCTTTAACAAAGAGATCGAGGTTATAGTAGATGACAATGGAATTCGTGTTATTGAAAGAGGGAATGAAGTGCGTTTTGATTGGCATCACCTCGATTGTCCACCGCATCTCACTCTTTCAATAGACGGCGGGTGTTTGGCTTTGCTATCACGCGGTCAAACATATCGCTATCGAATGCTGGGCTATCTAACTCCTTATCAGTATTCAAAAGAACTGTTTCCATTGTGGGCAAATCAAAGTGCGGAGCGCTTGCAAGACTTCCTAAATGATGCCTACAAAAAATGTACATCTAGTTTCCTTAGAGATTCTTCAATTGAACAAATTCAGTCGGTTGTGAGTCTTGAAATAAAGCGTTGGAAAGGCTGGAAAAAGGTACAAGGTCTTTCAGAACTGGCAAAGAAAACGGCATCACAACTTACTAACATCCAAAACTGGGATGCTTCGGATATAGATAAGATACGCAATCGTTATGTCGCAAAACAACTTGCTCAATTTGAATCGTTCTTTGATGGTGTTGAATCGAATCCTCTGACAAATAAGCAGAGAATTGCTTGTGTGACTGATAACGACAATAACCTTCTACTTGCTGGTGCTGGCACGGGTAAAACAAGTGTCATGGTCGGAAGAACAGGTTATCTAGTTAACAGCGGCCAAGCTAGATCAAATGATATTTTGTTGCTTGCTTATGGACGTATTGCCGCCCAGGAGATGGATGAAAGAATCAAGGATAAATTAGGCTTCGATGATGTGAAAGCGAGTACATTTCACAGTCTAGGCGTGAAGATTATCTCTGCTGTTGAGGGTAAAGCACCGAGCTTGTCCAAGCTCGAAGATAGTGCCAAAGTTAAAGCCAAATGGATGAATGATGAAATCGAGAAATTGATGCTCGATAGTCTCTACAAAAAAAACTTACTCGATTATTTCAGTTCATATTACTACGTCGATAAAAACCCTTGGGATTTTGAATCTCAAGGAGCACATCTTAAGTATCTAAATGATAACGACATCCGCTCAATGAGGGGAGAGCAAGTTAAAAGCTATGGTGAGCTAGTGATTGCGAACTGGTTGTTGCGTAAGGGCATCAACTATGAATATGAAGCTAAATATCGATTTGATGTTGCAACCAGTGAATATCGTCAGTATGAACCAGATTTCTACCTTCCTGATTATGATATTTACATCGAATATTATGGCACCGATGAAAACGGAAACACGGCCCCTTATGTTGATAAGGAGAGTTATCACGCAAGTATCAAGTGGAAACGGGAAACCCACAAGAAATATCAGACGGGTTATGTGGAGGTGTTCTACCATCAACATAAAAACGGAAAACTACTTACCGCGCTAGAAAAAGAACTGATTAAGCGCGGCGTAGAAACACAACCTGTATCTGATAACGCTCTGTTAGCTAACTTGGAGCAGCTAGGTCAAGTGACAGAATTAGCGAAACTGCTTGGAGCGTTAGTTGATATGTACAAAGCAGCGTGTCTGGATGAAGATGGTATAAACAAAATCATCAAAGAGTCGATAGATTCTAGACAAACAGCTAAAGCACTCGAACTATTAATGCCGTTATATCACAACTATGAAAAGTACCTTCGAGACCATCAAGTCATAGATTTTAACGATATGATCGGTAAAGCTTTACAGTATGTTCAAACAGGTCAATTCCTGTCTCCTTGGAAGTACCTGCTGGTAGATGAATTCCAAGATATTTCAGAACCGAGGGCTAGGCTTGTTAAGGCACTACGTGATAGTTACCTTGGTTCATCATTGTTTTGTGTTGGTGATGATTGGCAAGCAATATACCGCTTTAGCGGAGCCGATGTACGACTTACTACAGAGTTTTCCAACTACTTCGGTTCAACTTCTGAAACTACGCTGGATATGACGTTTAGATTTAACAACTCTATTGGGGACGTAGCGACTCGATTCGTCACTCAAAACCCAGTTCAGTTGAACAAAAAGATCAACTCACTAGTCCATGTGAATACTCCTGCGGTAAGTATTGTTCGCCAAGGCAGTGATGAGGTTGGATTATCTGCGCTAGAAAAGACGCTTTCTTCAATATCAAACCAAGTACTGGCGTCCAAGAAGGCGAGTAAGAATAAGGTCTATTTTCTTGCTCGTTACTGGTATCAACTTCCTGATTTGCATCAATTAAGAACCCTAAAACATAAATTTCCTACTTTGGAAATTGAAAACCAATCGTTCCATGCTTCAAAAGGAAAAGAAGCCGAATATGTCATAGTAATGGGGTTGAGCTCGGGAAAGCATGGATTTCCATCTCAAAAACAAACCCCACCGCTTATGGATGCACTGTTACCGCAAGGAGATAAGTTTGAACATGCCGAAGAGCGTCGTTTGTTCTATGTTGCTCTAACCCGAGCAAAACACCGTGCTTATCTACTCGTTGATATGATGGATGCTAGTGAGTTTGTAACAGAGTTGGTTCAAGAAAGATATCCAGTGGAAACTAATGAATTTGATGCTTCACTTATTCAGCAGCAAGCTGAAAAGATTTCATGTCACCAATGCGGTGAGGGCACATTAAGGTTGAAAGTAGGGCAATATGGCAAATTTATGTCTTGTTCTCTCTACCCTAGATGCAAAAACAAAGAGACACCTTGCATCAAGTGTGGAAGCCCAATGAGTCGAGATATCAAAAGTGGTCTTCAAGTATGTATAGATGAAAGCTGTAGTGATGAGCGTCCATTGTGTCAGAATTGTGGCAGTGAAATGAAGCTCTGGAAAGGAAAATACAGCGACTTCTGGGGGTGTTCTACTTACCGTAAAGGGATGGATGGCTCCTGTTCATATAAGCTGAAAGGGTAA
- a CDS encoding UvrD-helicase domain-containing protein, with the protein MIEIQIAGAGAGKTHSLAEKIIAHYDSTSHKKIFAITYTNNATQNISQAIIRQLGYLPDNIVVCTVHTFLLNEVIYPYSPFVLNEVHTTSSQCKTFSNFPAGKSAEKKQREAKSTISRLKKIGVIHVDETYSAAWRVVDENYSKHNSQKKKSKVRKVHKLLSSAIDKIFLDEAQDLDETALKAFQKIGENSADIYMVGDPKQAIDYPKDFKGWLAKNKANKKVKVLPNITTSRRVPQRILDLSNTFCPKGQEQMSLSEVEGRLTFITTEDDHYDTVLSHHIESGSLVSIFRKEGNYSTKQAGSLPEFDPEVEELLTVKFPEYEEGVVIYSLQRFFASLLSKNDNNSSIRKFLAKLEIPYEKELFKNLCRTAEQYSSSKDNSAKYTISSIQRTKGLESKVCVLVLTPAIFKCLMQDAVTKFNKTWNIVYVALTRAESELVVAVDMDLLGNKYNHDDIVKSLESIGFEVLNPNHPNHKTKKKLE; encoded by the coding sequence ATGATTGAGATTCAGATAGCTGGAGCTGGCGCAGGTAAGACTCATAGTCTGGCTGAGAAGATCATTGCGCACTACGACTCAACATCGCATAAGAAAATCTTTGCGATTACTTATACCAACAATGCCACGCAGAACATTTCTCAGGCGATTATCAGACAATTAGGATACTTGCCAGACAATATCGTAGTTTGCACAGTTCACACGTTTCTATTGAATGAGGTCATTTACCCTTACTCTCCTTTTGTTTTAAATGAAGTACACACTACCTCTTCACAATGCAAAACGTTTTCAAACTTTCCTGCTGGAAAGTCTGCTGAGAAAAAACAAAGAGAAGCCAAGAGCACCATTTCAAGGCTAAAGAAAATTGGGGTAATACATGTCGATGAAACATATTCTGCTGCATGGAGAGTTGTCGATGAAAACTATTCAAAACACAACAGCCAGAAGAAGAAATCTAAAGTTAGGAAAGTTCATAAACTCCTAAGCAGTGCGATTGACAAGATTTTCCTTGATGAAGCTCAGGATCTAGACGAAACCGCTCTTAAAGCTTTTCAAAAAATCGGCGAGAACTCTGCTGATATTTACATGGTAGGCGATCCCAAGCAAGCAATTGATTATCCGAAAGATTTCAAAGGTTGGTTAGCAAAAAACAAAGCCAACAAAAAAGTAAAAGTGCTGCCGAACATCACGACATCTCGTAGAGTTCCACAGAGGATTCTTGATCTATCAAATACCTTCTGCCCCAAAGGGCAAGAGCAGATGAGCTTGTCTGAAGTCGAAGGACGCCTCACATTCATCACTACAGAAGATGACCATTATGACACTGTACTTAGCCATCACATTGAGAGTGGGAGTTTAGTTAGCATCTTCAGAAAAGAAGGTAACTACTCAACTAAACAAGCAGGATCACTACCCGAATTTGACCCTGAGGTAGAAGAGCTACTTACAGTAAAATTCCCCGAATACGAAGAAGGGGTGGTCATATATTCATTACAGCGTTTCTTTGCATCTTTGCTGTCCAAAAATGACAACAACAGTTCCATACGTAAATTTCTTGCCAAGCTCGAAATCCCGTATGAAAAAGAGTTGTTTAAAAATCTTTGTCGAACTGCTGAGCAATATAGTTCATCCAAGGACAACTCGGCTAAGTACACAATAAGCAGCATCCAGCGCACTAAGGGCTTAGAGTCTAAGGTCTGTGTATTAGTCTTAACACCAGCGATTTTCAAATGCTTAATGCAAGATGCTGTAACCAAGTTCAACAAGACTTGGAATATAGTTTACGTTGCATTAACGAGGGCTGAGTCAGAGCTTGTTGTTGCAGTAGACATGGATTTACTTGGCAACAAATACAACCACGATGACATTGTTAAAAGCCTTGAATCTATTGGGTTTGAAGTGTTAAACCCAAATCATCCAAACCACAAAACAAAGAAAAAATTAGAGTGA
- a CDS encoding ATP-dependent nuclease: MYIRTVEIENYRAFKNFEIKFSPLSVIIGENEAGKTNLFDALALPLNNNDISFNKKRLSVSDINREAIKEFYQAIINGNDEDEIKLLIPKVRVEVEFTEPKNIIEEGVIGKWIIGEEADDSYKIRYDFKPKDTEQFVKAAKELLDGIGDIKDTRWFNLPIELYDYDITQSNNGLRVSYSDLRLIGINSINAERDDFAESNTQKSNDILTKMLISALEDSDKAKINSAYTSFFDAIENTETFTKIVTPDPDFENFFDEVVDKLECIPNLPNLKSILSNITLKSGESYLYQRGLGYRNLVYIYLLFEFFSGNKNALNLCCIEEPEAHLSVNNLRFATDFIYKSTQKGGSSLQTLISSHSPLVINKLELTNVIVLSGNNAIHLIDSKKHLTNYLRKRPNFDILKLLLSNKTVLVEGTTEEMLINAILYRNNENVSSLEVISIEQTGFTTFMDVWLQVNKGNTKKKLSIIRDYDDNDSTKDKHQKYDTDNDNIRVRTTTKYTLEDDLAEADGNLGRLNALFKKKCKTSSDMAEYLKKSKAERMLRIADSILDEENKDPISLPKHIQEALDFMK; encoded by the coding sequence ATGTACATTCGTACAGTCGAAATTGAAAACTATCGAGCCTTCAAAAACTTCGAGATCAAATTTTCACCACTAAGCGTAATTATTGGTGAAAACGAAGCAGGTAAAACTAACCTATTCGATGCTCTTGCCTTGCCACTTAACAACAATGACATTAGCTTCAATAAGAAACGGCTCTCGGTATCGGATATCAACCGCGAAGCAATTAAAGAGTTTTACCAAGCGATCATCAACGGTAACGACGAAGATGAGATCAAGCTTCTGATTCCTAAGGTTCGAGTTGAGGTCGAGTTTACTGAGCCAAAGAACATTATTGAAGAAGGCGTTATTGGCAAGTGGATAATCGGAGAAGAAGCCGACGATAGCTACAAGATTCGTTACGACTTCAAGCCCAAAGATACAGAGCAATTTGTTAAGGCTGCCAAGGAGCTACTTGACGGTATCGGGGACATAAAAGATACACGCTGGTTCAACCTGCCAATTGAGCTGTACGATTACGACATAACACAAAGCAACAATGGGTTAAGGGTTAGCTATTCTGATTTAAGACTTATAGGCATCAACTCGATCAACGCTGAGCGTGATGACTTTGCCGAAAGTAACACTCAGAAATCAAACGACATCCTGACCAAGATGTTGATTTCAGCTCTCGAAGATTCCGACAAAGCCAAGATTAACAGCGCATACACTTCTTTTTTCGATGCAATCGAAAACACCGAGACATTCACAAAAATCGTTACACCTGATCCAGACTTCGAGAACTTCTTCGACGAGGTTGTTGATAAGCTTGAATGTATCCCGAACCTGCCTAATTTAAAAAGCATCCTATCCAACATTACTCTGAAGTCGGGTGAAAGCTATCTGTATCAGCGTGGTCTTGGATATCGTAACCTCGTGTACATCTACCTATTATTTGAGTTCTTTAGCGGCAACAAGAATGCACTCAACCTATGCTGTATCGAAGAACCTGAAGCACACCTCAGCGTCAACAACCTCCGCTTCGCAACTGACTTTATATACAAAAGCACACAAAAAGGCGGCTCGTCTCTACAAACGCTAATTAGCTCCCATAGTCCACTGGTCATCAATAAACTTGAGCTAACCAACGTGATCGTCCTATCTGGAAATAATGCGATCCACCTAATTGATAGTAAGAAACATCTTACTAACTACCTTCGTAAGCGACCAAACTTCGACATTCTAAAATTACTGCTGAGCAATAAGACCGTTCTCGTTGAAGGCACTACGGAAGAGATGCTGATTAACGCTATCCTCTATCGCAATAACGAAAATGTTAGCAGTCTTGAAGTTATATCTATTGAGCAAACGGGCTTTACAACTTTCATGGACGTTTGGCTACAAGTCAACAAAGGCAATACTAAGAAGAAGTTAAGCATAATTCGAGATTATGATGACAATGACTCAACCAAAGATAAGCATCAAAAGTATGATACTGATAACGACAATATTCGAGTAAGAACCACTACCAAATATACGCTCGAAGATGATCTTGCGGAGGCTGATGGAAACCTTGGCCGCCTGAACGCACTTTTCAAGAAGAAGTGCAAAACCTCTAGTGATATGGCTGAGTACCTGAAGAAAAGCAAAGCTGAAAGGATGCTCAGGATAGCTGACTCCATCTTAGATGAAGAGAACAAAGATCCGATCTCGTTACCCAAACACATTCAAGAAGCCTTGGATTTCATGAAATGA
- a CDS encoding ISNCY family transposase, protein MIVMDTQSQLTVDIIAKVALGKISITNASKLLKKSRRTIERYLRRYRSDGIRFVVHGNTGRAPANKIPITLKQQVQALIKTKYYDFNMLHLADMLEVFEGIKVKRETLRTWAHEIHHVKRAKHRRSKVRRRRERMEAEGLMLQMDGSPHLWFGDKKSCLIAMIDDATSEVHAEFFPSETTEGCLKVMKTYIKKKGLFKTLYVDRAGIFGGPKRCHFSQMQRACEELGIEIIFANSPQGKGRIERAFDTFQDRLVPELRLAGVTDMISANNYLQNTFIPEYWATTLTVNAKLMRSEHTPVPKYLNIDAICIQKEYRKIRRDHTFSYANAMYQITSPLRHSIVSQQVELRKQLDGGFTAYFADRELSIKELTEPSSRKEYGEEVQKKIEAIELANELGNVREAARQSGCSVKSIHNNRQLLEAHGPLALKRLYGQSHNNNRIDEKTRNIVISLTLKSPHLTSIRISGEMRKRFNISISHSTVRNIWLEEKLNTRELREARAEESIIE, encoded by the coding sequence ATGATCGTTATGGATACTCAATCTCAGCTTACCGTGGATATCATCGCAAAAGTTGCTCTCGGTAAAATCTCAATTACTAATGCCTCTAAGCTCCTCAAGAAGTCTCGCAGAACCATCGAACGTTATCTCAGGCGATATCGCTCTGATGGTATCCGATTTGTGGTTCATGGCAACACAGGAAGGGCACCCGCTAATAAAATCCCCATTACCTTAAAGCAACAAGTTCAAGCTCTTATAAAGACCAAGTATTACGACTTTAACATGCTTCATCTCGCCGATATGTTAGAGGTATTTGAAGGTATCAAAGTAAAACGGGAGACGCTTCGTACCTGGGCACATGAAATCCATCATGTAAAACGAGCCAAACATCGACGTTCTAAGGTAAGAAGACGACGTGAGCGTATGGAAGCCGAAGGCTTAATGCTGCAAATGGACGGCAGTCCGCACCTTTGGTTCGGTGATAAAAAATCCTGTCTTATCGCCATGATTGATGATGCAACCAGTGAGGTTCATGCGGAGTTTTTTCCTTCAGAAACCACCGAAGGATGCCTCAAAGTAATGAAAACTTATATCAAGAAAAAAGGTCTTTTTAAGACTCTGTATGTCGATAGAGCTGGCATCTTCGGTGGACCAAAACGTTGCCACTTCTCCCAGATGCAACGAGCCTGTGAAGAGCTGGGTATAGAAATTATTTTTGCCAATTCGCCTCAAGGCAAGGGTCGCATCGAACGTGCCTTTGATACGTTCCAAGATCGTCTAGTCCCTGAGTTAAGGCTGGCTGGGGTTACTGATATGATCAGTGCAAATAACTACCTACAAAATACCTTCATCCCTGAGTATTGGGCAACGACCCTCACAGTCAACGCCAAATTAATGCGCTCTGAGCATACACCCGTTCCGAAGTACCTCAACATTGACGCGATATGTATTCAAAAAGAATATCGAAAAATCCGTCGAGATCATACCTTCAGTTACGCCAACGCAATGTATCAAATCACCTCCCCATTACGGCACTCTATCGTGAGTCAACAAGTCGAATTACGTAAGCAACTTGATGGTGGTTTTACGGCTTACTTTGCTGACCGAGAGTTATCGATTAAAGAGCTTACTGAGCCTAGCTCTAGGAAAGAATACGGAGAAGAGGTTCAGAAAAAGATCGAGGCTATAGAGCTTGCCAATGAGTTAGGGAATGTTAGAGAAGCGGCCCGACAAAGCGGTTGTTCTGTCAAAAGCATTCACAACAACCGTCAATTGCTTGAAGCCCATGGCCCACTTGCTTTGAAACGTCTGTATGGTCAATCACACAACAATAATCGCATCGATGAAAAGACTCGAAATATCGTCATCTCATTAACACTCAAATCGCCTCACCTAACCTCTATTAGGATAAGTGGTGAGATGAGAAAGCGTTTTAACATCTCGATTAGTCACTCAACAGTAAGGAACATCTGGCTTGAAGAAAAGCTGAATACAAGAGAGTTACGGGAGGCACGTGCCGAGGAATCAATTATCGAATAG
- a CDS encoding AAA family ATPase, which produces MNSALHEDQMRVTSIPYRSNKMVIFSGVPLAKDSYKTNSGKYYVTIKADPDSIPVLPTLGQHWSVKGARQIKNMEMGDYVMQQHTYESPKHVECMLPETGEQLIRFIARETDFKGIGESKARALWQLLGKDFHATLQNDIPDSRKRLTSILSDDSVEALFKGYAKYKNLAHCNWMSEQNIPASVQQRLLKHHGEASIEVIKDNPYALMGFGLSFSAIEDIIKATDFKSDVAKDDPRRLSAALEMAIRKEIEKGHTYTTHANVRPYLNKLLKDKTLVTQSFQSGHDKAQYILNPDTGAYHPTAQLLMESVVAKRLNALTKRNDLFDENANAAYCSAAAELPYDLTSKQIEAAITCLDNSVSCITGGAGTGKTTVLRTALRAYRQLGFEIHAVALSGRAAMRLHESIGFITSTIAKLLRKEPIEPSVEQPNHLLVIDEASMIDLPTMYRLVNHIHPSVRLIFTGDPDQLPPIGCGKVLADIVKAKTVANTMLDIVKRQEGSTGIPEYSMLINQGVIPDQLSTGTIHFHETSTTDIAKVCCELYQESPESSRVMAPTKALVSEINKLTQQAVNPNSDSLEFEINGDKFFLPLSLNDAVLFTQNHYEKGIQNGSLGTLTSVKPSGDSYGEVTLDTGEKVEVTQTVLDCMELGYAITLHKAQGSQFPRIIIALQKGRIVDRAWLYTAITRAESEIHIVGSSKEMKQITEALSHSHKRNSYLEKLLQ; this is translated from the coding sequence ATGAATAGCGCTTTGCATGAAGACCAAATGCGTGTCACCAGTATCCCTTATCGCTCGAACAAGATGGTGATATTCAGCGGTGTACCGCTGGCGAAAGACTCTTACAAAACTAATAGTGGGAAGTATTACGTCACTATCAAAGCCGACCCCGATAGTATCCCTGTGCTTCCAACGCTGGGTCAGCACTGGTCAGTCAAAGGCGCTCGCCAGATAAAAAATATGGAGATGGGTGATTATGTCATGCAGCAGCACACGTATGAATCACCCAAGCATGTTGAATGCATGCTGCCCGAAACTGGCGAACAACTCATTCGTTTTATCGCAAGAGAAACTGACTTTAAAGGTATTGGTGAAAGCAAAGCTAGGGCGCTCTGGCAGCTCTTAGGTAAAGACTTCCATGCCACACTGCAAAATGACATCCCAGACTCTAGAAAGCGTCTAACATCGATTCTGAGTGACGATTCAGTGGAAGCGCTCTTTAAGGGGTACGCCAAATATAAAAATCTGGCACATTGCAACTGGATGAGTGAGCAAAACATCCCCGCCAGTGTGCAGCAACGGCTGCTCAAGCATCACGGTGAAGCCTCTATAGAGGTAATTAAGGATAATCCTTATGCTTTGATGGGCTTTGGTCTTTCGTTCAGTGCCATTGAAGATATTATCAAGGCAACGGATTTTAAGAGCGATGTTGCGAAGGATGACCCAAGAAGGCTCAGCGCGGCTCTGGAAATGGCGATTCGCAAGGAGATTGAAAAAGGTCACACCTATACCACTCATGCCAATGTGCGCCCTTACCTCAACAAACTATTGAAAGACAAAACACTGGTCACTCAGTCGTTCCAATCCGGCCATGATAAAGCTCAGTATATTTTAAATCCCGACACAGGAGCCTACCACCCAACGGCGCAACTTCTGATGGAAAGTGTCGTTGCCAAACGGCTTAATGCACTGACTAAGCGAAATGACTTATTTGATGAAAACGCCAATGCTGCCTATTGCTCTGCGGCTGCGGAACTGCCCTATGACTTAACCTCCAAGCAAATCGAGGCCGCAATAACATGCCTGGACAACTCTGTAAGCTGCATTACTGGCGGTGCTGGGACTGGCAAGACAACGGTACTTAGAACGGCTCTCAGGGCTTACCGTCAACTCGGCTTTGAGATACACGCGGTTGCGCTCAGTGGTCGCGCTGCAATGAGGCTACATGAGTCAATCGGCTTTATCACTTCAACTATTGCTAAGTTACTTCGTAAGGAACCGATTGAGCCAAGTGTTGAGCAGCCGAATCATCTACTGGTGATTGATGAAGCGAGCATGATTGACTTGCCGACGATGTATCGCCTTGTGAATCACATTCATCCCTCTGTACGATTGATATTCACTGGCGACCCGGACCAACTACCACCGATCGGCTGTGGTAAGGTACTGGCAGATATCGTTAAAGCAAAAACGGTGGCTAATACGATGCTGGATATCGTCAAGAGACAGGAAGGTTCAACGGGTATCCCTGAATACTCAATGCTCATCAATCAAGGTGTGATACCTGATCAATTAAGCACGGGGACAATACACTTTCACGAAACCAGCACAACAGACATTGCCAAAGTCTGTTGTGAGCTTTACCAAGAGTCCCCTGAAAGCAGTCGTGTCATGGCTCCAACCAAGGCGCTCGTATCAGAAATTAATAAACTCACCCAACAAGCGGTCAATCCAAACAGCGATAGCCTTGAATTCGAAATCAATGGCGACAAGTTCTTTCTACCACTTAGCTTGAATGATGCGGTTTTATTCACGCAGAATCATTACGAGAAAGGCATTCAGAACGGCTCTCTTGGCACTCTAACCAGCGTCAAGCCTTCTGGTGACAGTTACGGTGAAGTAACACTGGATACGGGTGAAAAGGTCGAGGTAACACAAACCGTTCTAGACTGCATGGAGTTGGGTTATGCAATCACCTTGCACAAAGCTCAAGGATCACAGTTCCCGCGCATCATTATCGCCCTGCAAAAAGGAAGAATAGTTGATAGAGCTTGGCTCTATACTGCAATTACGAGGGCTGAAAGTGAAATTCATATTGTCGGTAGTAGCAAGGAAATGAAGCAGATTACCGAAGCACTTAGCCACTCTCATAAGAGGAACAGTTACCTGGAAAAGCTGTTGCAGTAG
- a CDS encoding VPA1267 family protein: MASGQQKAQQNLEAFEVWKATQTDDDFKQIMFRGQLNRNEVAKGIGCGKSALNQNPALKEALKALEDKLRGKGVLPPLSDAANKNEGKPQAYDNTANRKLLDSKRVSSLEAENIELKAKVKELEKRLERFGELSETLSEMGLMPR; the protein is encoded by the coding sequence ATGGCAAGTGGTCAGCAGAAAGCACAGCAAAACTTGGAAGCATTTGAAGTGTGGAAAGCCACACAGACGGACGATGACTTTAAGCAAATCATGTTCCGAGGTCAGCTTAATCGAAACGAGGTGGCAAAGGGCATCGGCTGTGGAAAATCGGCGTTAAACCAAAACCCTGCCCTCAAAGAAGCGCTCAAAGCCTTAGAAGATAAACTGCGCGGCAAAGGTGTCCTGCCACCGTTGAGCGACGCTGCCAACAAAAATGAGGGCAAACCTCAAGCCTACGACAACACAGCAAATCGAAAGCTGCTCGATTCAAAACGGGTGTCGTCATTAGAAGCTGAGAACATTGAATTGAAAGCCAAGGTCAAGGAGCTTGAAAAGCGACTTGAGCGCTTTGGTGAGCTATCTGAAACTTTATCCGAAATGGGGTTGATGCCACGATGA